The Bombus pascuorum chromosome 11, iyBomPasc1.1, whole genome shotgun sequence genome has a window encoding:
- the LOC132911604 gene encoding uncharacterized protein LOC132911604 isoform X2, giving the protein MNGNDISSLSYKELQALALRYRVPGNIKKKLLIKVLQAAKGGNENEVGRLLQDLKQNRKRKMRKVKVGKLGLTSTPLHSPDYGMADDYYCPQQQPPYQWVGAEEEITNRDDNNRIPHYEEFKQFLIKRIQREFQTYDTNNNQIQDSTIVDLRTATVSTDVQKVPLDVSNYNKSNIVPVNNVNSIYQPNDNVEYQTLEDTNSNVQGSILLKKMLQAPVGANLGEIASPVLGRFLSVEQYQSNNLLDNSDTLTAESDNQDNEEILENNTECYGLLSGIKGEYFLNEPTFVKSVEEIGQQISNVLTNENINQYKYPSTNIVMHQDYENWTITNDMDTVDNNCPTSDVQSSKIFQTMYCDNIGSDALNKPISDESLTCQYRMTETVHPYNSNQNLLNLNTLEENQYCDTNIIPHVQSDCNNTYYLQNLIKCSTETTGEYLQYTHSFSNANIDQEAYASTTSQTFSNNNHYNSNLPYEYSCSRNNEGTIPLYENVGQPEQNCNSIIQTESDVHRDISNMTEKLQTNEYRQHSFSPCWLLYNDTSSGMRMASLQTKVRETTDESRILYTSMSNSNSDLRESVADGAKSEIAGSEDSISEVWPNNYSNYETTTEKDVNICEDLKIEVSDCLFSVMNTEPLDK; this is encoded by the exons atgaacgGAAACGACATTTCAAGTTTATCGTACAAAGAATTACAAGCCTTAGCTCTCCGATATCGGGTACCAGGTAACATAAAG AAGAAATTACTGATTAAAGTGTTACAAGCCGCGAAAGGCggaaatgaaaatgaagttGGCAGGCTCTTGCAAGATCTTAAGCAGAATCGTAAgaggaaaatgagaaaagtCAAAGTCGGGAAACTCGGGTTAACCTCCACACCATTACATAGTCCTGATTACGGTATGGCCGATGATTACTATTGTCCGCAACAGCAACCACCTTATCAGTGG gTGGGGGCAGAAGAAGAGATCACAAATAGAGATGATAACAACAGAATCCCTCATTATGAAGAGTTCAAACAGttcttaataaaaagaatacaaaGAGAATTTCAAACATatgatacaaataataatcaaatacAGGATTCAACTATAGTAGATCTAAGAACAGCAACAGTTTCAACTGATGTGCAAAAGGTTCCTTTAGATGTTAGTAACTATAATAAATCTAATATAGTTCCTGTTAACAATGTAAATTCAATATATCAACCAAATGATAATGTAGAATATCAAACATTAGAAGACACAAATAGTAATGTACAAGGATCTATACttcttaaaaaaatgttacaagCACCAGTTGGTGCAAATTTGGGAGAAATAGCTAGTCCTGTACTTGGCAGATTTTTATCAGTGGAACAATACCAGTCTAATAACTTGTTAGATAATTCTGACACTTTAACTGCTGAATCAGATAATCAGgataatgaagaaattttggaaaacaATACAGAATGTTATGGTCTTCTAAGTGGTATAAAgggagaatattttttaaatgaaccAACTTTTGTAAAAAGTGTTGAAGAAATTGgtcaacaaatttcaaatgtcttaacaaatgaaaatattaatcaatataAATATCCCAGTACAAATATTGTCATGCATCAAGATTATGAAAACTGGACTATTACTAATGATATGGATACAGTAGATAACAACTGTCCAACATCAGATGTCCAatcatcaaaaatatttcagactATGTATTGTGATAATATAGGATCTGATGCCTTAAACAAGCCCATAAGTGATGAAAGTTTAACGTGTCAATATCGAATGACAGAAACTGTACATCCATACAATTCcaatcaaaatttattgaatttgaaTACACTGGAAGAAAATCAGTATTGTGACACAAACATCATTCCTCATGTGCAATCTGACTgcaataatacatattatttacaaaatttgattaaatgcAGTACAGAAACTACTGGAGAATATTTGCAGTATACACATTCCTTTTCAAATGCAAATATAGATCAAGAAGCATATGCATCTACTACGTCACAGACATTTTCTAACAATAATCACTATAACTCTAATCTACCATATGAATACTCTTGTTCGCGCAATAATGAAGGAACTATCCcattatatgaaaatgtagGACAACCTGAACAAAATTGTAACTCTATAATACAAACAGAATCTGATGTTCATAGGGATATATCTAATATGACAGAAAAGTTACAAACAAATG AATACAGACAACATTCCTTTTCTCCATGTTGGCTACTCTACAATGATACTTCGTCCGGAATGCGAATGGCTAGTTTACAAACTAAAGTTAGGGAAACTACGGACGAATCCCGGATATTATATACATCAATGTCAAATAGCAATTCTGATTTAAGAGAGTCAGTTGCGGATGGTGCGAAAAGTGAAATTGCGGGAAGT
- the LOC132911604 gene encoding uncharacterized protein LOC132911604 isoform X1, with amino-acid sequence MNGNDISSLSYKELQALALRYRVPGNIKKKLLIKVLQAAKGGNENEVGRLLQDLKQNRKRKMRKVKVGKLGLTSTPLHSPDYGMADDYYCPQQQPPYQWVGAEEEITNRDDNNRIPHYEEFKQFLIKRIQREFQTYDTNNNQIQDSTIVDLRTATVSTDVQKVPLDVSNYNKSNIVPVNNVNSIYQPNDNVEYQTLEDTNSNVQGSILLKKMLQAPVGANLGEIASPVLGRFLSVEQYQSNNLLDNSDTLTAESDNQDNEEILENNTECYGLLSGIKGEYFLNEPTFVKSVEEIGQQISNVLTNENINQYKYPSTNIVMHQDYENWTITNDMDTVDNNCPTSDVQSSKIFQTMYCDNIGSDALNKPISDESLTCQYRMTETVHPYNSNQNLLNLNTLEENQYCDTNIIPHVQSDCNNTYYLQNLIKCSTETTGEYLQYTHSFSNANIDQEAYASTTSQTFSNNNHYNSNLPYEYSCSRNNEGTIPLYENVGQPEQNCNSIIQTESDVHRDISNMTEKLQTNEILDPFYPKRITKMSSHSILENILNIISTKRIDLSKLDQTSCVYCYIAPIVTHTQVSSSVTCSQKERFVAEYRQHSFSPCWLLYNDTSSGMRMASLQTKVRETTDESRILYTSMSNSNSDLRESVADGAKSEIAGSEDSISEVWPNNYSNYETTTEKDVNICEDLKIEVSDCLFSVMNTEPLDK; translated from the exons atgaacgGAAACGACATTTCAAGTTTATCGTACAAAGAATTACAAGCCTTAGCTCTCCGATATCGGGTACCAGGTAACATAAAG AAGAAATTACTGATTAAAGTGTTACAAGCCGCGAAAGGCggaaatgaaaatgaagttGGCAGGCTCTTGCAAGATCTTAAGCAGAATCGTAAgaggaaaatgagaaaagtCAAAGTCGGGAAACTCGGGTTAACCTCCACACCATTACATAGTCCTGATTACGGTATGGCCGATGATTACTATTGTCCGCAACAGCAACCACCTTATCAGTGG gTGGGGGCAGAAGAAGAGATCACAAATAGAGATGATAACAACAGAATCCCTCATTATGAAGAGTTCAAACAGttcttaataaaaagaatacaaaGAGAATTTCAAACATatgatacaaataataatcaaatacAGGATTCAACTATAGTAGATCTAAGAACAGCAACAGTTTCAACTGATGTGCAAAAGGTTCCTTTAGATGTTAGTAACTATAATAAATCTAATATAGTTCCTGTTAACAATGTAAATTCAATATATCAACCAAATGATAATGTAGAATATCAAACATTAGAAGACACAAATAGTAATGTACAAGGATCTATACttcttaaaaaaatgttacaagCACCAGTTGGTGCAAATTTGGGAGAAATAGCTAGTCCTGTACTTGGCAGATTTTTATCAGTGGAACAATACCAGTCTAATAACTTGTTAGATAATTCTGACACTTTAACTGCTGAATCAGATAATCAGgataatgaagaaattttggaaaacaATACAGAATGTTATGGTCTTCTAAGTGGTATAAAgggagaatattttttaaatgaaccAACTTTTGTAAAAAGTGTTGAAGAAATTGgtcaacaaatttcaaatgtcttaacaaatgaaaatattaatcaatataAATATCCCAGTACAAATATTGTCATGCATCAAGATTATGAAAACTGGACTATTACTAATGATATGGATACAGTAGATAACAACTGTCCAACATCAGATGTCCAatcatcaaaaatatttcagactATGTATTGTGATAATATAGGATCTGATGCCTTAAACAAGCCCATAAGTGATGAAAGTTTAACGTGTCAATATCGAATGACAGAAACTGTACATCCATACAATTCcaatcaaaatttattgaatttgaaTACACTGGAAGAAAATCAGTATTGTGACACAAACATCATTCCTCATGTGCAATCTGACTgcaataatacatattatttacaaaatttgattaaatgcAGTACAGAAACTACTGGAGAATATTTGCAGTATACACATTCCTTTTCAAATGCAAATATAGATCAAGAAGCATATGCATCTACTACGTCACAGACATTTTCTAACAATAATCACTATAACTCTAATCTACCATATGAATACTCTTGTTCGCGCAATAATGAAGGAACTATCCcattatatgaaaatgtagGACAACCTGAACAAAATTGTAACTCTATAATACAAACAGAATCTGATGTTCATAGGGATATATCTAATATGACAGAAAAGTTACAAACAAATG aaatattagatCCATTTTATCCGAAAAGAATCACTAAGATGTCTTCACAttctattttagaaaatattttgaatatcatTAGTACCAAGCGTATAGATTTATCGAAATTAGATCAGACATCTTGTGTATATTGTTACATAGCCCCTATTGTTACACATACGCAAGTCTCATCAAGTGTAACTTGCTCccaaaaagaaagatttgttGCAGAATACAGACAACATTCCTTTTCTCCATGTTGGCTACTCTACAATGATACTTCGTCCGGAATGCGAATGGCTAGTTTACAAACTAAAGTTAGGGAAACTACGGACGAATCCCGGATATTATATACATCAATGTCAAATAGCAATTCTGATTTAAGAGAGTCAGTTGCGGATGGTGCGAAAAGTGAAATTGCGGGAAGT
- the LOC132911604 gene encoding uncharacterized protein LOC132911604 isoform X3 codes for MNGNDISSLSYKELQALALRYRVPGNIKVGAEEEITNRDDNNRIPHYEEFKQFLIKRIQREFQTYDTNNNQIQDSTIVDLRTATVSTDVQKVPLDVSNYNKSNIVPVNNVNSIYQPNDNVEYQTLEDTNSNVQGSILLKKMLQAPVGANLGEIASPVLGRFLSVEQYQSNNLLDNSDTLTAESDNQDNEEILENNTECYGLLSGIKGEYFLNEPTFVKSVEEIGQQISNVLTNENINQYKYPSTNIVMHQDYENWTITNDMDTVDNNCPTSDVQSSKIFQTMYCDNIGSDALNKPISDESLTCQYRMTETVHPYNSNQNLLNLNTLEENQYCDTNIIPHVQSDCNNTYYLQNLIKCSTETTGEYLQYTHSFSNANIDQEAYASTTSQTFSNNNHYNSNLPYEYSCSRNNEGTIPLYENVGQPEQNCNSIIQTESDVHRDISNMTEKLQTNEILDPFYPKRITKMSSHSILENILNIISTKRIDLSKLDQTSCVYCYIAPIVTHTQVSSSVTCSQKERFVAEYRQHSFSPCWLLYNDTSSGMRMASLQTKVRETTDESRILYTSMSNSNSDLRESVADGAKSEIAGSEDSISEVWPNNYSNYETTTEKDVNICEDLKIEVSDCLFSVMNTEPLDK; via the exons atgaacgGAAACGACATTTCAAGTTTATCGTACAAAGAATTACAAGCCTTAGCTCTCCGATATCGGGTACCAGGTAACATAAAG gTGGGGGCAGAAGAAGAGATCACAAATAGAGATGATAACAACAGAATCCCTCATTATGAAGAGTTCAAACAGttcttaataaaaagaatacaaaGAGAATTTCAAACATatgatacaaataataatcaaatacAGGATTCAACTATAGTAGATCTAAGAACAGCAACAGTTTCAACTGATGTGCAAAAGGTTCCTTTAGATGTTAGTAACTATAATAAATCTAATATAGTTCCTGTTAACAATGTAAATTCAATATATCAACCAAATGATAATGTAGAATATCAAACATTAGAAGACACAAATAGTAATGTACAAGGATCTATACttcttaaaaaaatgttacaagCACCAGTTGGTGCAAATTTGGGAGAAATAGCTAGTCCTGTACTTGGCAGATTTTTATCAGTGGAACAATACCAGTCTAATAACTTGTTAGATAATTCTGACACTTTAACTGCTGAATCAGATAATCAGgataatgaagaaattttggaaaacaATACAGAATGTTATGGTCTTCTAAGTGGTATAAAgggagaatattttttaaatgaaccAACTTTTGTAAAAAGTGTTGAAGAAATTGgtcaacaaatttcaaatgtcttaacaaatgaaaatattaatcaatataAATATCCCAGTACAAATATTGTCATGCATCAAGATTATGAAAACTGGACTATTACTAATGATATGGATACAGTAGATAACAACTGTCCAACATCAGATGTCCAatcatcaaaaatatttcagactATGTATTGTGATAATATAGGATCTGATGCCTTAAACAAGCCCATAAGTGATGAAAGTTTAACGTGTCAATATCGAATGACAGAAACTGTACATCCATACAATTCcaatcaaaatttattgaatttgaaTACACTGGAAGAAAATCAGTATTGTGACACAAACATCATTCCTCATGTGCAATCTGACTgcaataatacatattatttacaaaatttgattaaatgcAGTACAGAAACTACTGGAGAATATTTGCAGTATACACATTCCTTTTCAAATGCAAATATAGATCAAGAAGCATATGCATCTACTACGTCACAGACATTTTCTAACAATAATCACTATAACTCTAATCTACCATATGAATACTCTTGTTCGCGCAATAATGAAGGAACTATCCcattatatgaaaatgtagGACAACCTGAACAAAATTGTAACTCTATAATACAAACAGAATCTGATGTTCATAGGGATATATCTAATATGACAGAAAAGTTACAAACAAATG aaatattagatCCATTTTATCCGAAAAGAATCACTAAGATGTCTTCACAttctattttagaaaatattttgaatatcatTAGTACCAAGCGTATAGATTTATCGAAATTAGATCAGACATCTTGTGTATATTGTTACATAGCCCCTATTGTTACACATACGCAAGTCTCATCAAGTGTAACTTGCTCccaaaaagaaagatttgttGCAGAATACAGACAACATTCCTTTTCTCCATGTTGGCTACTCTACAATGATACTTCGTCCGGAATGCGAATGGCTAGTTTACAAACTAAAGTTAGGGAAACTACGGACGAATCCCGGATATTATATACATCAATGTCAAATAGCAATTCTGATTTAAGAGAGTCAGTTGCGGATGGTGCGAAAAGTGAAATTGCGGGAAGT
- the LOC132911622 gene encoding Kv channel-interacting protein 2-like isoform X3 has product MKARKSREKKGELEELGGVLGGSTAGALALGGRYKPEELSTLAANTRFSKKEIQLIYRGFKQECPTGLVDEEAFKQIFSQFFPQGDASQYAHYVFNTMKRKPSGKISFEEFLTILSKVSRGSVEEKLQWIFGLYDLDGDGLISKEEMLDVVGSIYEMLGRYTQPQIVEPHLAAREHVDRIFHLMDANKDGVVTIEELVQWCSKDEQLLRSLDTLDTVL; this is encoded by the exons ATGAAGGCACGTAAGAGCCGCGAGAAAA AGGGCGAACTTGAAGAACTCGGGGGCGTTTTAGGGGGTTCCACCGCCGGTGCCCTTGCCCTTGGCGGCAGGTACAAGCCGGAGGAGCTTTCCACATTGGCGGCCAACACCAGGTTCTCCAAGAAGGAGATACAGCTTATCTATCGCGGATTTAAGCAGGAATGTCCTACAGGTCTCGTCGACGAGGAAGCGTTCAAGCAGATCTTCTCACAGTTCTTCCCACAGGGAG ATGCCAGCCAGTACGCTCATTACGTCTTCAACACCATGAAGAGAAAACCGTCTGGGAAGATAAGCTTCGAA GAATTCCTGACCATCTTGTCGAAAGTTTCAAGAGGATCAGTGGAGGAAAAGCTTCAGTGGATATTTGGACTTTACGACCTGGACGGGGATGGATTGATCAGTAAAGAGGAGATGTTGGATGTGGTTGGTTCAATCTACGAGATGTTGGGTCGTTACACCCAGCCGCAAATAGTTGAGCCGCATTTGGCTGCCCGAGAACACGTCGATCGTATTTTCCAC TTAATGGACGCAAACAAAGACGGCGTGGTGACAATCGAGGAATTGGTACAATGGTGTTCCAAGGATGAACAACTCTTGCGGAGTCTCGACACTCTCGACACTGTCTTATGA
- the LOC132911622 gene encoding Kv channel-interacting protein 2-like isoform X4: MQRQEGELEELGGVLGGSTAGALALGGRYKPEELSTLAANTRFSKKEIQLIYRGFKQECPTGLVDEEAFKQIFSQFFPQGDASQYAHYVFNTMKRKPSGKISFEEFLTILSKVSRGSVEEKLQWIFGLYDLDGDGLISKEEMLDVVGSIYEMLGRYTQPQIVEPHLAAREHVDRIFHLMDANKDGVVTIEELVQWCSKDEQLLRSLDTLDTVL; encoded by the exons ATGCAACGGCAAG AGGGCGAACTTGAAGAACTCGGGGGCGTTTTAGGGGGTTCCACCGCCGGTGCCCTTGCCCTTGGCGGCAGGTACAAGCCGGAGGAGCTTTCCACATTGGCGGCCAACACCAGGTTCTCCAAGAAGGAGATACAGCTTATCTATCGCGGATTTAAGCAGGAATGTCCTACAGGTCTCGTCGACGAGGAAGCGTTCAAGCAGATCTTCTCACAGTTCTTCCCACAGGGAG ATGCCAGCCAGTACGCTCATTACGTCTTCAACACCATGAAGAGAAAACCGTCTGGGAAGATAAGCTTCGAA GAATTCCTGACCATCTTGTCGAAAGTTTCAAGAGGATCAGTGGAGGAAAAGCTTCAGTGGATATTTGGACTTTACGACCTGGACGGGGATGGATTGATCAGTAAAGAGGAGATGTTGGATGTGGTTGGTTCAATCTACGAGATGTTGGGTCGTTACACCCAGCCGCAAATAGTTGAGCCGCATTTGGCTGCCCGAGAACACGTCGATCGTATTTTCCAC TTAATGGACGCAAACAAAGACGGCGTGGTGACAATCGAGGAATTGGTACAATGGTGTTCCAAGGATGAACAACTCTTGCGGAGTCTCGACACTCTCGACACTGTCTTATGA
- the LOC132911618 gene encoding palmitoyltransferase ZDHHC16A isoform X1 produces the protein MVRIKWSLTKAPNILKLNLKQKWWRFQIIIKSLFYNEFLNWSYVCDILLEPMFWFVENFTACLGPVFVVMVSLLTASIVYIAYYIGLPYWWEKSPLITIILLVIGNWLLVNVCFHYYMGVNVPAGYPPEGGLIPEAVSICKKCIKPKPPRTHHCSVCNKCILKMDHHCPWLNNCVGHHNHRYFFQYMVFTVLGILFIMLFGVEIAYQEFFPAQEPELDGHPVRINNSEIIPVSESLDHLSEEELAEIAKQAADTSIKEWNRRLIVFAALICVATFAALGALTWWHANLITRGETSIEARINSTETQKYKALGKIYQNPYNFGPRQNWKLFLGLIGRSWWHILFPSNHGPYGDGLTWKTIHDTKIS, from the exons atGGTACGAATAAAATGGTCTTTAACCAAAGCACCTAATATTCTTAA ACTTAACTTAAAACAAAAATGGTGgcgttttcaaattattataaaatctttattctataatgaatttttaaattggagTTATGTTTGTGACATACTTCTAGAACCAATGTTCTGgtttgtagaaaattttacTGCTTGTCTAGGACCG GTATTTGTAGTAATGGTAAGCCTTTTAACTGCAAGTATCGTGTACATTGCATATTACATTGGTCTACCATATTGGTGGGAAAAGAGTCCATTGATAACAATAATCCTCTTAGTTATTGGAAATTGGTTATTAGTAAATGTatgttttcattattatatggGAGTAAACGTCCCAGCTGGTTATCCACCGGAAGGTGGTCTTATACCAGAGGCTGTGAGTATTTGTAAGAAATGTATTAAACCAAAACCACCCAGAACACATCATTGCTCTGTATGCAACAAATGTATTCTTAAGATGGATCATCACTGCC CATGGTTAAACAATTGTGTCGGTCATCATAATCATAGAtacttttttcaatatatgGTTTTTACAGTACTTggtattttattcataatgtTATTTGGTGTAGAAATAGCATATCAAGAATTCTTTCCAGCACAAGAACCAGAATTAGATGGTCATCCAGTACGCATTAATAATTCTGAGATAATTCCTGTG TCTGAATCACTAGATCACCTAAGTGAAGAGGAATTAGCTGAAATAGCTAAACAAGCTGCAGATACAAGCATTAAAGAATGGAACCGTCGACTCATAGTTTTTGCAGCGCTAATTTGCGTGGCTACTTTTGCAGCATTAGGAGCTTTAACATGGTGGCACGCAAATCTCATTACTAGAGGAGAAACAAGTATAGAAGCACGTATAAATAGCACagaaacacaaaaatataaagcacttggtaaaatatatcaaaatccATATAATTTTGGACCAAGACAAAATTGGAAGCTGTTTCTAGGTCTAATTGGGAG AAGTTGGTGGCATATACTTTTTCCATCTAATCATGGACCATATGGAGATGGTCTCACATGGAAGACCATTCACGATACAAAGATATCTTGA
- the LOC132911618 gene encoding palmitoyltransferase ZDHHC16A isoform X2 translates to MVSLLTASIVYIAYYIGLPYWWEKSPLITIILLVIGNWLLVNVCFHYYMGVNVPAGYPPEGGLIPEAVSICKKCIKPKPPRTHHCSVCNKCILKMDHHCPWLNNCVGHHNHRYFFQYMVFTVLGILFIMLFGVEIAYQEFFPAQEPELDGHPVRINNSEIIPVSESLDHLSEEELAEIAKQAADTSIKEWNRRLIVFAALICVATFAALGALTWWHANLITRGETSIEARINSTETQKYKALGKIYQNPYNFGPRQNWKLFLGLIGRSWWHILFPSNHGPYGDGLTWKTIHDTKIS, encoded by the exons ATGGTAAGCCTTTTAACTGCAAGTATCGTGTACATTGCATATTACATTGGTCTACCATATTGGTGGGAAAAGAGTCCATTGATAACAATAATCCTCTTAGTTATTGGAAATTGGTTATTAGTAAATGTatgttttcattattatatggGAGTAAACGTCCCAGCTGGTTATCCACCGGAAGGTGGTCTTATACCAGAGGCTGTGAGTATTTGTAAGAAATGTATTAAACCAAAACCACCCAGAACACATCATTGCTCTGTATGCAACAAATGTATTCTTAAGATGGATCATCACTGCC CATGGTTAAACAATTGTGTCGGTCATCATAATCATAGAtacttttttcaatatatgGTTTTTACAGTACTTggtattttattcataatgtTATTTGGTGTAGAAATAGCATATCAAGAATTCTTTCCAGCACAAGAACCAGAATTAGATGGTCATCCAGTACGCATTAATAATTCTGAGATAATTCCTGTG TCTGAATCACTAGATCACCTAAGTGAAGAGGAATTAGCTGAAATAGCTAAACAAGCTGCAGATACAAGCATTAAAGAATGGAACCGTCGACTCATAGTTTTTGCAGCGCTAATTTGCGTGGCTACTTTTGCAGCATTAGGAGCTTTAACATGGTGGCACGCAAATCTCATTACTAGAGGAGAAACAAGTATAGAAGCACGTATAAATAGCACagaaacacaaaaatataaagcacttggtaaaatatatcaaaatccATATAATTTTGGACCAAGACAAAATTGGAAGCTGTTTCTAGGTCTAATTGGGAG AAGTTGGTGGCATATACTTTTTCCATCTAATCATGGACCATATGGAGATGGTCTCACATGGAAGACCATTCACGATACAAAGATATCTTGA